A window of Etheostoma spectabile isolate EspeVRDwgs_2016 unplaced genomic scaffold, UIUC_Espe_1.0 scaffold00008872, whole genome shotgun sequence genomic DNA:
caatgaagaacatgaggtcagacagattgaaacagcgtccaggaaaccagacagacccgaaacaataatcagatgtgaagacatctttaaagccccacctggaagagatgaaccaatcagaaccgtgatgacaacgggagtggctggcatcgggaaaacagtcttaacacagaagttcactctggactgggctgaaggcaaagccaaccaggacatccagttcatattcccattcaccttcagagctgaatgtgctgaaagagagaaagttcagcttggtggaacttgttgatcacttctttagtgaaaccaagAAGCAGGAATCTGCAGGTTTGAAGAGGTCCAGgtggtcttcatctttgacggtctggatgagtgtcgacttcctctggacttcctcaacctgagatcctgactgatgttacagagtccacctcagtggttgtgctgctgacaaacctcatcagggggatctgcttccctctgctcgcctctggataaccacacgacctgcagcagccaatcagatccctgctgagtatgttgacatggtgacagaggtcagagggttcactgaCCCACAGAAGGAGGATTATTtcagtaagagatacagagacaaGAAGCAGGCCAgcagaatcatctcccacatcaagacatcacgaagcctccacatcatgtgccacatcccagtcttctgctggatcactgctacagttctggagaaggtgttgaagaccagagagggaggagagctgcccaagaccctgactgagatgtacatccacttcctggtggttcagtccaaacTGAACGTTAAATATTATGGGAAATCTGAGATAGAACAACAATGGAGTCCAGAGACCAGGAAGATGATTaagtctctgggaaaactggcttttgagcagctgcagaaaggcaacctgatcttctatgaatcagacctgacagagtgtggcatcgatatcagagcagcatcagtgtactcaggagtgttcacacagatctttaaagaggagagaggactgtACCAGAACAAGGTGTTTTGCTTCGTCCATCTGAGCCTTCAGGAGTtcctggctgctcttcatgtccatctgaccttcaccaactctggagtcaacctgctggcagaagaacaaacaaCCTCCTGGCGGCCAGAAGTCTCCAGAGTCAAACCTAAATCAAATCATTTCCATCCGAGTGCTGTGGACAAAGCTTTACAGAGTCcaaatggacacctggacttgttcctccgcttcctcctgggtctGTCACTGCAGACCAATCAGACTCTCCTACAAGGTCTGATGACACAGTCAGAAAGTAGCTCAAAGACCACAAAGGAAACAGTTGAGTACATCAAGACGAAGATCAGTgagaatctgtctgcagagagaagcatcaatctgttccactgtctgaatgaactgaatgatggttctctagtggAGGAGATCCAACAGTCCCTGAGATCAGGAAGACTGTCCACAgataaactgtctcctgctcagtggtcagctctggtcttcatcttactgtcttcagaagaagatctggacgtgtttgacctgaagaaatactctgcttcagaggaggctcttctgaggctgctgccagtggtcaaagcctccaacaaAGCTCTGTACGTGCACACACAACTATTCAGATTAAATGCAGTTTTGCTTTCattataatttgtttgttttttgtagctGTATTCTTATGCAGGGCTGACTCCTTTTCAGGCTGAAAgactgtaacctgtcagagagaagctgtgaagctctgtcctcagttctcagctcccagtcctctagtctgagagagctggacctgagtaacaacaacctgcaggattcaggaatGACGCATCTGTCCTCTGGATTggagagtccacactgcagattggaaactctcaggttggtgCTCAGGCATTGGAAAATGATGAACCTCTCAGTTCTTATTTTTCTTCATATATTAATTATTGGATggccttttttattaaatctctTTAAGGTTGAGTTGCTGTACATTGTCAGAAAAAAGTTGTGAAGCTCTGTCTTCAGTTCtaagctcccagtcctctagtctgagagagctggacctgagtaacaacaacttgcaggattcaggagtgaagcATTTGTCCTCTGGATTggagagtccacactgcagactggaaactctcaggttggtgCTCAGGCATTggaaaatgatgaaatgaacaTTAACAGTATTTCCTACATATTACAAAGCAATGTGTGGCGCACGGTGTCTGaccagggggtgggggggggaacttatttttttgacaatttagtAACAATAAATGAGGAGGACACACTGTTGGATGCTGTCCTCCTCTCCTACTCTTTCTTCGATGCCTAACACatttatctctttctctccttgaCCCTGTCTTTCTCCTTGAGCAGCACTGGTTGGAggctgaaaatattgtaaacaaattaataacaaCATAACTAATTACACTGGTCGGACTGTTCAGCTCTGGTCAGACTGGCTGGTCCTCATCCTCAACACGTGCcttttcagtcacagaaaatacttttCAATACTCATCTGGATTAAAGCAGCAAACATTCAGTTTAAGAGCACAAAAATGACATAACATCATCTATAATTAGTCTAATTTATTTGCAGCTACATATTGTTTTGACATCGACAACCCAACTGCATTTTTCCACAAACATGAGGCTAGTTAACTTTCTAAAGCAGCACAATCGCTTGTTTGGTAAGAGTAGCATTGGGACTCCAACAATAACACACTGACAACATAGTATTAATATAATCTGAACTCCAGGCGGCAGCGTCTCTTCCCCCGGGCAGGAACTCAAGTTCACCTCACCTGTGCCGGTCCCCACTGATCCAGATGTTCCACTGCATTTGCCGGTGGCCAGCGGTCAAGGAGCAGCTACAGCGGGGCTGTAGTATTTATTGTGTGGCTCACCTTCACAAAATAATCTCTGTGAGAAAAACTTCTCTGCGTTGTTAATTGCttcatattttaattattgGATTGAATTTTTATTGAATCCCTTTCAGGCTGAGTGGGtctaacctgtcagagagaagctgtgaagctctgtcctcagttctcagctcccagtcctctagtctgagagagctggacctgagtaacaacaacctgcaggattcaggagtggagcgGGTGTCtcctggactgaagagtccacactgcagactggaaactctcaggttggtgTTCAGTTAAATTAAAAGCATCACCCTCTGAGCGGTTATTTTCTTCCTCTTAATTATTGGATTGACTCTTTATTGAATACCTTTCAGGCTGAGTGGGtctaacctgtcagagagaagctgtgaagctctgtcctcagttctcagctcccagtcctctagtctgagagagctggacctgagtaacaacaacctgcaggattcaggagttgAGCATATATCGTCTGGaatgaagagtccacactgcagactggaaactctcaggttggtgTTCAGTTAGTTGAAATGTAATGCAAACTTTAAATTGAATGCAAcattgtgtaatatatatatttttagatttGTGTCCCGACAGTTTCACAGTAATTTACTTCTTCATTGCTGTCATAAATATTGATACTTCTACACGTGCATATGTTATGATTACATTACTTCTAATCTAAATCTAGCGGGTCAACAGCTCTGCTAACAGAGCCAATGACACAAGACATAGCAAGCCAGCTAATATTACTTAATAGTCCCACAACAAGAAGGCCAGCTGGCTGTCCTGCCctttgttattttgtgaaaCTCTCTGCAACGACTAaaagccagtcagagttgtctgGCTGCAGCTCGGCTGAGGAAGACTCAAGCCGATGTGACGGTCCCCTTTGTGAAAGTCTCACTACGTTGTGTATGTGGATCTGCATCTGCATATGGGGAAACCAGACCGAATCAGGATAGACATGTCCAcatcacagacagagacatagaAGCCTACAGCAGTTATCTGGAGTTCTGCTCTTTAACTAAACTGGGATCGTATAAtggaaattgttatttttaaaaaactttgacAATTCATGTCTTACTATACCTTGTCTCTCTCACAGTAAggtgtacaaaaaaataaaaactcagctTCTAAGGCCATTCTGCTGTATAAAAATATAGTAAATGAAATAGTATAGTGTCGCAATACAAAATAGGCTACATTTAGCATTCAGCTCTGAGCCTAAAATTAGTGATTCACTAATTGTGCTGGGTTTTTACAggcagcttcaacaacagcagAACGGAGCGATCTATcaatttatttgtgctttagaatgTAAAAACTccaaaacatatacaaacatgGTTGatttttctatctctctctctctttttaatgGATAATTAAATTTTCAAGTAGCTACACAACATTAGTTCTTGTTGTGTACAGCTGGACtgtaaagccccgcacatttctaGCACTCAAGGTAATTGTTAAGTATTGCTCCCTGAATTGTCATgaccaactgtgtgtgtgtgtgtgtgtgtgtgtgtgtgtgtgtgtgtgtgtgtgtgtggtgtgtgtgtgtgtgtgtgtgtgtgtgtgtgtgtttgtgtagtgtCTCAGGCTGTAtgatctcagaggaaggctgtacttctctggcctcagctctgagctccaacccctcccatctgagagtgctggacctgagctacaatcatccaggagactcaggagtgaagcGGCTTTCTGCTTTACTGGAGGATCCAAACTGcagactggacactctcaggtatgGACGGACCAAgacttcattttatttattttttgtcacttactGAGAA
This region includes:
- the LOC116678954 gene encoding NACHT, LRR and PYD domains-containing protein 12 isoform X1 gives rise to the protein MVTEVRGFTDPQKEDYFSKRYRDKKQASRIISHIKTSRSLHIMCHIPVFCWITATVLEKVLKTREGGELPKTLTEMYIHFLVVQSKLNVKYYGKSEIEQQWSPETRKMIKSLGKLAFEQLQKGNLIFYESDLTECGIDIRAASVYSGVFTQIFKEERGLYQNKVFCFVHLSLQEFLAALHVHLTFTNSGVNLLAEEQTTSWRPEVSRVKPKSNHFHPSAVDKALQSPNGHLDLFLRFLLGLSLQTNQTLLQGLMTQSESSSKTTKETVEYIKTKISENLSAERSINLFHCLNELNDGSLVEEIQQSLRSGRLSTDKLSPAQWSALVFILLSSEEDLDVFDLKKYSASEEALLRLLPVVKASNKALLKDCNLSERSCEALSSVLSSQSSSLRELDLSNNNLQDSGMTHLSSGLESPHCRLETLRLSCCTLSEKSCEALSSVLSSQSSSLRELDLSNNNLQDSGVKHLSSGLESPHCRLETLRLSGSNLSERSCEALSSVLSSQSSSLRELDLSNNNLQDSGVERVSPGLKSPHCRLETLRLSGSNLSERSCEALSSVLSSQSSSLRELDLSNNNLQDSGVEHISSGMKSPHCRLETLSVSGCMISEEGCTSLASALSSNPSHLRVLDLSYNHPGDSGVKRLSALLEDPNCRLDTLRVDHGGPQRLRPGVRKYVCELELDTNTVHRDLKLSDNNRKVTHVKEDQSYPDHPDRFDCWSQLLCRDGLTGRCYWEVERRGRAEISVSYRGISRKGGSRDCGFGRNDHSWSLFCSDEDGYSVWHNNRRTVLTSCSVSNRVAVYVDVPAGSLSFYTVSSDSLIHLHTFNTTFTQPLYPGFGFGSGSSVSLCPLQD
- the LOC116678954 gene encoding NACHT, LRR and PYD domains-containing protein 12 isoform X2, encoding MVTEVRGFTDPQKEDYFSKRYRDKKQASRIISHIKTSRSLHIMCHIPVFCWITATVLEKVLKTREGGELPKTLTEMYIHFLVVQSKLNVKYYGKSEIEQQWSPETRKMIKSLGKLAFEQLQKGNLIFYESDLTECGIDIRAASVYSGVFTQIFKEERGLYQNKVFCFVHLSLQEFLAALHVHLTFTNSGVNLLAEEQTTSWRPEVSRVKPKSNHFHPSAVDKALQSPNGHLDLFLRFLLGLSLQTNQTLLQGLMTQSESSSKTTKETVEYIKTKISENLSAERSINLFHCLNELNDGSLVEEIQQSLRSGRLSTDKLSPAQWSALVFILLSSEEDLDVFDLKKYSASEEALLRLLPVVKASNKALLKDCNLSERSCEALSSVLSSQSSSLRELDLSNNNLQDSGMTHLSSGLESPHCRLETLRLSCCTLSEKSCEALSSVLSSQSSSLRELDLSNNNLQDSGVKHLSSGLESPHCRLETLRLSGSNLSERSCEALSSVLSSQSSSLRELDLSNNNLQDSGVERVSPGLKSPHCRLETLSVSGCMISEEGCTSLASALSSNPSHLRVLDLSYNHPGDSGVKRLSALLEDPNCRLDTLRVDHGGPQRLRPGVRKYVCELELDTNTVHRDLKLSDNNRKVTHVKEDQSYPDHPDRFDCWSQLLCRDGLTGRCYWEVERRGRAEISVSYRGISRKGGSRDCGFGRNDHSWSLFCSDEDGYSVWHNNRRTVLTSCSVSNRVAVYVDVPAGSLSFYTVSSDSLIHLHTFNTTFTQPLYPGFGFGSGSSVSLCPLQD
- the LOC116678954 gene encoding NACHT, LRR and PYD domains-containing protein 12 isoform X3, whose amino-acid sequence is MVTEVRGFTDPQKEDYFSKRYRDKKQASRIISHIKTSRSLHIMCHIPVFCWITATVLEKVLKTREGGELPKTLTEMYIHFLVVQSKLNVKYYGKSEIEQQWSPETRKMIKSLGKLAFEQLQKGNLIFYESDLTECGIDIRAASVYSGVFTQIFKEERGLYQNKVFCFVHLSLQEFLAALHVHLTFTNSGVNLLAEEQTTSWRPEVSRVKPKSNHFHPSAVDKALQSPNGHLDLFLRFLLGLSLQTNQTLLQGLMTQSESSSKTTKETVEYIKTKISENLSAERSINLFHCLNELNDGSLVEEIQQSLRSGRLSTDKLSPAQWSALVFILLSSEEDLDVFDLKKYSASEEALLRLLPVVKASNKALLKDCNLSERSCEALSSVLSSQSSSLRELDLSNNNLQDSGMTHLSSGLESPHCRLETLRLSCCTLSEKSCEALSSVLSSQSSSLRELDLSNNNLQDSGVKHLSSGLESPHCRLETLRLSGSNLSERSCEALSSVLSSQSSSLRELDLSNNNLQDSGVEHISSGMKSPHCRLETLSVSGCMISEEGCTSLASALSSNPSHLRVLDLSYNHPGDSGVKRLSALLEDPNCRLDTLRVDHGGPQRLRPGVRKYVCELELDTNTVHRDLKLSDNNRKVTHVKEDQSYPDHPDRFDCWSQLLCRDGLTGRCYWEVERRGRAEISVSYRGISRKGGSRDCGFGRNDHSWSLFCSDEDGYSVWHNNRRTVLTSCSVSNRVAVYVDVPAGSLSFYTVSSDSLIHLHTFNTTFTQPLYPGFGFGSGSSVSLCPLQD
- the LOC116678954 gene encoding NACHT, LRR and PYD domains-containing protein 12 isoform X4 — protein: MVTEVRGFTDPQKEDYFSKRYRDKKQASRIISHIKTSRSLHIMCHIPVFCWITATVLEKVLKTREGGELPKTLTEMYIHFLVVQSKLNVKYYGKSEIEQQWSPETRKMIKSLGKLAFEQLQKGNLIFYESDLTECGIDIRAASVYSGVFTQIFKEERGLYQNKVFCFVHLSLQEFLAALHVHLTFTNSGVNLLAEEQTTSWRPEVSRVKPKSNHFHPSAVDKALQSPNGHLDLFLRFLLGLSLQTNQTLLQGLMTQSESSSKTTKETVEYIKTKISENLSAERSINLFHCLNELNDGSLVEEIQQSLRSGRLSTDKLSPAQWSALVFILLSSEEDLDVFDLKKYSASEEALLRLLPVVKASNKALLKDCNLSERSCEALSSVLSSQSSSLRELDLSNNNLQDSGMTHLSSGLESPHCRLETLRLSCCTLSEKSCEALSSVLSSQSSSLRELDLSNNNLQDSGVKHLSSGLESPHCRLETLSVSGCMISEEGCTSLASALSSNPSHLRVLDLSYNHPGDSGVKRLSALLEDPNCRLDTLRVDHGGPQRLRPGVRKYVCELELDTNTVHRDLKLSDNNRKVTHVKEDQSYPDHPDRFDCWSQLLCRDGLTGRCYWEVERRGRAEISVSYRGISRKGGSRDCGFGRNDHSWSLFCSDEDGYSVWHNNRRTVLTSCSVSNRVAVYVDVPAGSLSFYTVSSDSLIHLHTFNTTFTQPLYPGFGFGSGSSVSLCPLQD